The Lytechinus pictus isolate F3 Inbred chromosome 10, Lp3.0, whole genome shotgun sequence genome includes a window with the following:
- the LOC129269324 gene encoding NHP2-like protein 1: MADEVNPKAYPLADAELTKTLLDLVQQAFNYKQLRKGANEATKTLNRGISEFIILAADAEPLEILLHLPLLCEDKNVPYVFVRSKEALGRACGVSRPVISCSVTTNEGSQLKPQITRMQQAIEKLLI; encoded by the exons ATG GCTGATGAAGTAAATCCCAAAGCCTACCCCTTGGCTGATGCTGAACTTACAAAGACTCTTCTTGATCTGGTGCAGCAAGCTTTCAACTACAAACAGCTACGGAAGGGAGCAAATGAAG CCACCAAGACCCTTAACCGTGGTATCTCAGAGTTCATCATCCTGGCTGCTGATGCAGAGCCTCTGGAGATCTTACTCCACCTTCCTCTCTTGTGTGAAGATAAGAACGTTCCTTATGTCTTTGTCAGGTCCAAGGAAG CTCTTGGTCGTGCCTGTGGTGTCTCCCGTCCCGTCATATCCTGTTCAGTGACCACCAATGAGGGCTCCCAACTGAAGCCACAGATCACCCGTATGCAGCAAGCAATCGAAAAACTCCTTATCTAA